A window from Salminus brasiliensis chromosome 7, fSalBra1.hap2, whole genome shotgun sequence encodes these proteins:
- the adam23a gene encoding disintegrin and metalloproteinase domain-containing protein 23 isoform X4, translated as MRLMLQPRLLASLLIALLHPFSSASTVSPRAENEEELRPRERDAGRTPHEHEVAVTYPSRLVYYLNEEAESAHHDLDTRARNQADGQAIHLAQASFQLDAFGSTFTLDLTLNNDLLSSDYVEIHYEKDKPVLSKGGEHCYYHGELRGNEASRAALSTCNGLHGMFDDGVFVYLIEPLNQTHSTETESRPHTLRRTSSLRMGRDPAGLADEDQEEEEEDEELMFSDMAWLRRRRKRAVPQKGFEEMKYLEIMIVSDHNTFKRHYSKKHARNFAKSVVNLVDAIFKEQLNTRVVLVAVEIWTDRDRIPLSVKPLDMLRDFSKYRQQNIRVNADTVHLFTNVTFHYGRSSVAYIGGVCSKGRGVGVNEFGSTWTMAASLSQSLAQNLGIQWDPVIKRKECGCMDSWVGCIMEDTGVQHPRRFSKCSINDYKNFLLRGGASCLFNRPNKLFEATECGNGYVEVGEECDCGARMECYKDCCKKCSLSNGAHCSDGPCCNSTCLLIPRGYSCRYAVNDCDISESCSGDSGQCPPNLHKQDGYPCQINQCPSNLHKQDGYSCQINQGRCYGGECKTRDSQCKYIWGPKAGGSEKHCYEKLNTEGTEKGNCGIDGEKWLPCSKHDVFCGYLLCTNIGRNPRIGTLKGDITPTTFNHQGRLVDCSGGRVLLDDDTDLGYVEDGTPCGPSMMCLDRKCLPISSLNVTACPSGPDGRVCSAHGVCNNEATCTCDSTWAGTDCSMHDPPKEPPVVEDEGPKVSVATNRLIGAVAGTILALGVIFGGTGWGIE; from the exons ATGCGTCTGATGCTCCAGCCGAGACTGCTCGCTAGCCTCCTGATAGCGCTGCTGCATCCGTTTTCCTCGGCGTCAACCG TGTCCCCCCGCGcggagaatgaggaggagctgaggCCGAGGGAGCGCGATGCCGGCAGAACTCCGCACGAGCACGAGGTGGCCGTCACCTACCCGTCACGCCTCGTCTACTACCTGAACGAGGAGGCGGAGAGCGCGCACCACGACCTGGATACGCGCGCGCGCAACCAGGCCGATGGCCAG GCCATTCACTTGGCCCAGGCGAGCTTCCAGCTGGATGCCTTTGGTTCCACTTTCACTCTGGATCTCACGCTGAACAA TGATCTGCTGTCCTCAGATTATGTTGAGATCCACTATGAGAAAGACAAACCAGTTTTGTCAAAG GGAGGGGAGCACTGCTACTACCATGGTGAATTGAGAGGGAACGAAGCCTCTCGAGCGGCTCTATCGACTTGCAATGGGCTTCA tggaatgTTCGACGATGGGGTGTTTGTTTATCTCATCGAGCCCTTAAACCAGACTCACTCCACG GAGACCGAGTCACGACCCCACACCTTACGGCGGACGTCATCGCTCCGTATGGGCCGTGACCCTGCTGGTCTGG ctgaCGAGGAccaggaagaggaagaggaggacgaAGAGCTGATGTTCTCTGACATGGCGTGGCTGAGGCGGCGCAGGAAACGAGCG GTGCCACAGAAGGGCTTTGAGGAAATGAAGTATCTGGAAATTATGATCGTCAGCGACCACAACACG TTTAAGAGGCATTACAGCAAAAAGCATGCCAGGAACTTTGCCAAATCAGTGGTTAACCTGGTGGATGCT ATCTTCAAGGAGCAGCTAAACACACGTGTGGTGCTCGTTGCCGTGGAGATCTGGACGGACAGAGACAGGATTCCTCTGAGTGTGAAGCCTCTGGACATGCTCAGAGATTTCTCCAAATACCGGCAGCAGAACATCCGTGTCAACGCAGATACAGTCCACCTCTTCAC GAACGTCACGTTTCATTATGGCCGGAGTAGCGTGGCTTATATCGGTGGCGTGTGTTCAAAAGGGCGAGGAGTGGGTGTTAATGAG TTTGGCAGCACGTGGACGAtggctgcttctctctctcagagtctGGCGCAGAATTTGGGCATCCAGTGGGACCCTGTCATCAAGAGGA AGGAGTGCGGCTGCATGGACTCGTGGGTGGGGTGCATAATGGAAGATACTGG AGTGCAGCATCCTCGGAGGTTCTCCAAATGCAGCATCAATGATTATAAGAACTTCCTACTCAGGGGAGGCGCTTCATGTCTGTTTAACAGACCCAACAAG CTTTTTGAAGCTACAGAGTGTGGCAATGGATATGTGGAGGTGGGAGAGGAGTGTGACTGCGGAGCCAGGATG GAATGCTATAAAGACTGCTGTAAGAAGTGCTCTCTGTCTAATGGTGCTCACTGCAGTGACGGGCCATGTTGTAACAGCACCTGCCTG TTAATTCCACGGGGGTACAGCTGCCGCTATGCTGTGAATGACTGTGATATTTCAGAGAGTTGCTCAGGAGACTCGGGACAG TGTCCTCCTAACCTTCATAAGCAGGATGGCTACCCCTGTCAGATTAACCAG tgtCCTTCTAACCTCCATAAGCAGGACGGCTACTCCTGTCAGATTAACCAG GGCCGTTGCTATGGTGGTGAATGCAAGACCAGGGACAGCCAGTGCAAGTACATCTGGGGTCCAA aggcAGGGGGCTCGGAGAAGCACTGCTACGAGAAGCTGAACACAGAGGGGACAGAGAAAGGAAACTGTGGGATAGATGGAGAGAAGTGGCTCCCCTGCAGCAAACA TGATGTGTTCTGTGGGTACCTTTTGTGCACCAACATCGGCAGAAACCCTAGGATTGGGACTCTGAAAGGTGACATCACCCCCACCACGTTCAACCATCAGGGACGACTGGTAGACTGCAG TGGCGGCCGTGTGCTCCTGGATGATGACACTGATCTGGGTTATGTGGAGGACGGGACACCATGTGGCCCCTCCATGATGTGCCTTGACCGGAAGTGTCTGCCCATCTCCTCCCTCAACGTCACAGCCTGTCCTTCAGGGCCTGATGGACGTGTTTGCTCTGCACACGGC GTGTGCAATAACGAAGCCACCTGCACCTGCGACTCCACCTGGGCGGGAACAGACTGCAGCATGCACGACCCACCAAAAGAGCCCCCTGTTGTTGAAGACGAGGGTCCTAAGG TGAGCGTGGCCACTAACAGGCTGATAGGGGCAGTGGCAGGGACCATTCTGGCCCTGGGGGTGATTTTTGGAGGCACTGGGTGGGGAATAGAGTAA
- the adam23a gene encoding disintegrin and metalloproteinase domain-containing protein 23 isoform X3 → MRLMLQPRLLASLLIALLHPFSSASTVSPRAENEEELRPRERDAGRTPHEHEVAVTYPSRLVYYLNEEAESAHHDLDTRARNQADGQAIHLAQASFQLDAFGSTFTLDLTLNNDLLSSDYVEIHYEKDKPVLSKGGEHCYYHGELRGNEASRAALSTCNGLHGMFDDGVFVYLIEPLNQTHSTETESRPHTLRRTSSLRMGRDPAGLADEDQEEEEEDEELMFSDMAWLRRRRKRAVPQKGFEEMKYLEIMIVSDHNTFKRHYSKKHARNFAKSVVNLVDAIFKEQLNTRVVLVAVEIWTDRDRIPLSVKPLDMLRDFSKYRQQNIRVNADTVHLFTNVTFHYGRSSVAYIGGVCSKGRGVGVNEFGSTWTMAASLSQSLAQNLGIQWDPVIKRKECGCMDSWVGCIMEDTGVQHPRRFSKCSINDYKNFLLRGGASCLFNRPNKLFEATECGNGYVEVGEECDCGARMECYKDCCKKCSLSNGAHCSDGPCCNSTCLLIPRGYSCRYAVNDCDISESCSGDSGQCPPNLHKQDGYPCQINQCPSNLHKQDGYSCQINQGRCYGGECKTRDSQCKYIWGPKAGGSEKHCYEKLNTEGTEKGNCGIDGEKWLPCSKHDVFCGYLLCTNIGRNPRIGTLKGDITPTTFNHQGRLVDCSGGRVLLDDDTDLGYVEDGTPCGPSMMCLDRKCLPISSLNVTACPSGPDGRVCSAHGVCNNEATCTCDSTWAGTDCSMHDPPKEPPVVEDEGPKGPSATNLIIGSIAGAILMAAIVLGGTGWGFKVRV, encoded by the exons ATGCGTCTGATGCTCCAGCCGAGACTGCTCGCTAGCCTCCTGATAGCGCTGCTGCATCCGTTTTCCTCGGCGTCAACCG TGTCCCCCCGCGcggagaatgaggaggagctgaggCCGAGGGAGCGCGATGCCGGCAGAACTCCGCACGAGCACGAGGTGGCCGTCACCTACCCGTCACGCCTCGTCTACTACCTGAACGAGGAGGCGGAGAGCGCGCACCACGACCTGGATACGCGCGCGCGCAACCAGGCCGATGGCCAG GCCATTCACTTGGCCCAGGCGAGCTTCCAGCTGGATGCCTTTGGTTCCACTTTCACTCTGGATCTCACGCTGAACAA TGATCTGCTGTCCTCAGATTATGTTGAGATCCACTATGAGAAAGACAAACCAGTTTTGTCAAAG GGAGGGGAGCACTGCTACTACCATGGTGAATTGAGAGGGAACGAAGCCTCTCGAGCGGCTCTATCGACTTGCAATGGGCTTCA tggaatgTTCGACGATGGGGTGTTTGTTTATCTCATCGAGCCCTTAAACCAGACTCACTCCACG GAGACCGAGTCACGACCCCACACCTTACGGCGGACGTCATCGCTCCGTATGGGCCGTGACCCTGCTGGTCTGG ctgaCGAGGAccaggaagaggaagaggaggacgaAGAGCTGATGTTCTCTGACATGGCGTGGCTGAGGCGGCGCAGGAAACGAGCG GTGCCACAGAAGGGCTTTGAGGAAATGAAGTATCTGGAAATTATGATCGTCAGCGACCACAACACG TTTAAGAGGCATTACAGCAAAAAGCATGCCAGGAACTTTGCCAAATCAGTGGTTAACCTGGTGGATGCT ATCTTCAAGGAGCAGCTAAACACACGTGTGGTGCTCGTTGCCGTGGAGATCTGGACGGACAGAGACAGGATTCCTCTGAGTGTGAAGCCTCTGGACATGCTCAGAGATTTCTCCAAATACCGGCAGCAGAACATCCGTGTCAACGCAGATACAGTCCACCTCTTCAC GAACGTCACGTTTCATTATGGCCGGAGTAGCGTGGCTTATATCGGTGGCGTGTGTTCAAAAGGGCGAGGAGTGGGTGTTAATGAG TTTGGCAGCACGTGGACGAtggctgcttctctctctcagagtctGGCGCAGAATTTGGGCATCCAGTGGGACCCTGTCATCAAGAGGA AGGAGTGCGGCTGCATGGACTCGTGGGTGGGGTGCATAATGGAAGATACTGG AGTGCAGCATCCTCGGAGGTTCTCCAAATGCAGCATCAATGATTATAAGAACTTCCTACTCAGGGGAGGCGCTTCATGTCTGTTTAACAGACCCAACAAG CTTTTTGAAGCTACAGAGTGTGGCAATGGATATGTGGAGGTGGGAGAGGAGTGTGACTGCGGAGCCAGGATG GAATGCTATAAAGACTGCTGTAAGAAGTGCTCTCTGTCTAATGGTGCTCACTGCAGTGACGGGCCATGTTGTAACAGCACCTGCCTG TTAATTCCACGGGGGTACAGCTGCCGCTATGCTGTGAATGACTGTGATATTTCAGAGAGTTGCTCAGGAGACTCGGGACAG TGTCCTCCTAACCTTCATAAGCAGGATGGCTACCCCTGTCAGATTAACCAG tgtCCTTCTAACCTCCATAAGCAGGACGGCTACTCCTGTCAGATTAACCAG GGCCGTTGCTATGGTGGTGAATGCAAGACCAGGGACAGCCAGTGCAAGTACATCTGGGGTCCAA aggcAGGGGGCTCGGAGAAGCACTGCTACGAGAAGCTGAACACAGAGGGGACAGAGAAAGGAAACTGTGGGATAGATGGAGAGAAGTGGCTCCCCTGCAGCAAACA TGATGTGTTCTGTGGGTACCTTTTGTGCACCAACATCGGCAGAAACCCTAGGATTGGGACTCTGAAAGGTGACATCACCCCCACCACGTTCAACCATCAGGGACGACTGGTAGACTGCAG TGGCGGCCGTGTGCTCCTGGATGATGACACTGATCTGGGTTATGTGGAGGACGGGACACCATGTGGCCCCTCCATGATGTGCCTTGACCGGAAGTGTCTGCCCATCTCCTCCCTCAACGTCACAGCCTGTCCTTCAGGGCCTGATGGACGTGTTTGCTCTGCACACGGC GTGTGCAATAACGAAGCCACCTGCACCTGCGACTCCACCTGGGCGGGAACAGACTGCAGCATGCACGACCCACCAAAAGAGCCCCCTGTTGTTGAAGACGAGGGTCCTAAGG
- the adam23a gene encoding disintegrin and metalloproteinase domain-containing protein 23 isoform X2: MRLMLQPRLLASLLIALLHPFSSASTVSPRAENEEELRPRERDAGRTPHEHEVAVTYPSRLVYYLNEEAESAHHDLDTRARNQADGQAIHLAQASFQLDAFGSTFTLDLTLNNDLLSSDYVEIHYEKDKPVLSKGGEHCYYHGELRGNEASRAALSTCNGLHGMFDDGVFVYLIEPLNQTHSTETESRPHTLRRTSSLRMGRDPAGLADEDQEEEEEDEELMFSDMAWLRRRRKRAVPQKGFEEMKYLEIMIVSDHNTFKRHYSKKHARNFAKSVVNLVDAIFKEQLNTRVVLVAVEIWTDRDRIPLSVKPLDMLRDFSKYRQQNIRVNADTVHLFTNVTFHYGRSSVAYIGGVCSKGRGVGVNEFGSTWTMAASLSQSLAQNLGIQWDPVIKRKECGCMDSWVGCIMEDTGVQHPRRFSKCSINDYKNFLLRGGASCLFNRPNKLFEATECGNGYVEVGEECDCGARMECYKDCCKKCSLSNGAHCSDGPCCNSTCLLIPRGYSCRYAVNDCDISESCSGDSGQCPPNLHKQDGYPCQINQCPSNLHKQDGYSCQINQGRCYGGECKTRDSQCKYIWGPKAGGSEKHCYEKLNTEGTEKGNCGIDGEKWLPCSKHDVFCGYLLCTNIGRNPRIGTLKGDITPTTFNHQGRLVDCSGGRVLLDDDTDLGYVEDGTPCGPSMMCLDRKCLPISSLNVTACPSGPDGRVCSAHGVCNNEATCTCDSTWAGTDCSMHDPPKEPPVVEDEGPKVSVATNRLIGAVAGTILALGVIFGGTGWGIENVKKRRYDPNASAI; encoded by the exons ATGCGTCTGATGCTCCAGCCGAGACTGCTCGCTAGCCTCCTGATAGCGCTGCTGCATCCGTTTTCCTCGGCGTCAACCG TGTCCCCCCGCGcggagaatgaggaggagctgaggCCGAGGGAGCGCGATGCCGGCAGAACTCCGCACGAGCACGAGGTGGCCGTCACCTACCCGTCACGCCTCGTCTACTACCTGAACGAGGAGGCGGAGAGCGCGCACCACGACCTGGATACGCGCGCGCGCAACCAGGCCGATGGCCAG GCCATTCACTTGGCCCAGGCGAGCTTCCAGCTGGATGCCTTTGGTTCCACTTTCACTCTGGATCTCACGCTGAACAA TGATCTGCTGTCCTCAGATTATGTTGAGATCCACTATGAGAAAGACAAACCAGTTTTGTCAAAG GGAGGGGAGCACTGCTACTACCATGGTGAATTGAGAGGGAACGAAGCCTCTCGAGCGGCTCTATCGACTTGCAATGGGCTTCA tggaatgTTCGACGATGGGGTGTTTGTTTATCTCATCGAGCCCTTAAACCAGACTCACTCCACG GAGACCGAGTCACGACCCCACACCTTACGGCGGACGTCATCGCTCCGTATGGGCCGTGACCCTGCTGGTCTGG ctgaCGAGGAccaggaagaggaagaggaggacgaAGAGCTGATGTTCTCTGACATGGCGTGGCTGAGGCGGCGCAGGAAACGAGCG GTGCCACAGAAGGGCTTTGAGGAAATGAAGTATCTGGAAATTATGATCGTCAGCGACCACAACACG TTTAAGAGGCATTACAGCAAAAAGCATGCCAGGAACTTTGCCAAATCAGTGGTTAACCTGGTGGATGCT ATCTTCAAGGAGCAGCTAAACACACGTGTGGTGCTCGTTGCCGTGGAGATCTGGACGGACAGAGACAGGATTCCTCTGAGTGTGAAGCCTCTGGACATGCTCAGAGATTTCTCCAAATACCGGCAGCAGAACATCCGTGTCAACGCAGATACAGTCCACCTCTTCAC GAACGTCACGTTTCATTATGGCCGGAGTAGCGTGGCTTATATCGGTGGCGTGTGTTCAAAAGGGCGAGGAGTGGGTGTTAATGAG TTTGGCAGCACGTGGACGAtggctgcttctctctctcagagtctGGCGCAGAATTTGGGCATCCAGTGGGACCCTGTCATCAAGAGGA AGGAGTGCGGCTGCATGGACTCGTGGGTGGGGTGCATAATGGAAGATACTGG AGTGCAGCATCCTCGGAGGTTCTCCAAATGCAGCATCAATGATTATAAGAACTTCCTACTCAGGGGAGGCGCTTCATGTCTGTTTAACAGACCCAACAAG CTTTTTGAAGCTACAGAGTGTGGCAATGGATATGTGGAGGTGGGAGAGGAGTGTGACTGCGGAGCCAGGATG GAATGCTATAAAGACTGCTGTAAGAAGTGCTCTCTGTCTAATGGTGCTCACTGCAGTGACGGGCCATGTTGTAACAGCACCTGCCTG TTAATTCCACGGGGGTACAGCTGCCGCTATGCTGTGAATGACTGTGATATTTCAGAGAGTTGCTCAGGAGACTCGGGACAG TGTCCTCCTAACCTTCATAAGCAGGATGGCTACCCCTGTCAGATTAACCAG tgtCCTTCTAACCTCCATAAGCAGGACGGCTACTCCTGTCAGATTAACCAG GGCCGTTGCTATGGTGGTGAATGCAAGACCAGGGACAGCCAGTGCAAGTACATCTGGGGTCCAA aggcAGGGGGCTCGGAGAAGCACTGCTACGAGAAGCTGAACACAGAGGGGACAGAGAAAGGAAACTGTGGGATAGATGGAGAGAAGTGGCTCCCCTGCAGCAAACA TGATGTGTTCTGTGGGTACCTTTTGTGCACCAACATCGGCAGAAACCCTAGGATTGGGACTCTGAAAGGTGACATCACCCCCACCACGTTCAACCATCAGGGACGACTGGTAGACTGCAG TGGCGGCCGTGTGCTCCTGGATGATGACACTGATCTGGGTTATGTGGAGGACGGGACACCATGTGGCCCCTCCATGATGTGCCTTGACCGGAAGTGTCTGCCCATCTCCTCCCTCAACGTCACAGCCTGTCCTTCAGGGCCTGATGGACGTGTTTGCTCTGCACACGGC GTGTGCAATAACGAAGCCACCTGCACCTGCGACTCCACCTGGGCGGGAACAGACTGCAGCATGCACGACCCACCAAAAGAGCCCCCTGTTGTTGAAGACGAGGGTCCTAAGG TGAGCGTGGCCACTAACAGGCTGATAGGGGCAGTGGCAGGGACCATTCTGGCCCTGGGGGTGATTTTTGGAGGCACTGGGTGGGGAATAGA
- the adam23a gene encoding disintegrin and metalloproteinase domain-containing protein 23 isoform X1 yields the protein MRLMLQPRLLASLLIALLHPFSSASTVSPRAENEEELRPRERDAGRTPHEHEVAVTYPSRLVYYLNEEAESAHHDLDTRARNQADGQAIHLAQASFQLDAFGSTFTLDLTLNNDLLSSDYVEIHYEKDKPVLSKGGEHCYYHGELRGNEASRAALSTCNGLHGMFDDGVFVYLIEPLNQTHSTETESRPHTLRRTSSLRMGRDPAGLADEDQEEEEEDEELMFSDMAWLRRRRKRAVPQKGFEEMKYLEIMIVSDHNTFKRHYSKKHARNFAKSVVNLVDAIFKEQLNTRVVLVAVEIWTDRDRIPLSVKPLDMLRDFSKYRQQNIRVNADTVHLFTNVTFHYGRSSVAYIGGVCSKGRGVGVNEFGSTWTMAASLSQSLAQNLGIQWDPVIKRKECGCMDSWVGCIMEDTGVQHPRRFSKCSINDYKNFLLRGGASCLFNRPNKLFEATECGNGYVEVGEECDCGARMECYKDCCKKCSLSNGAHCSDGPCCNSTCLLIPRGYSCRYAVNDCDISESCSGDSGQCPPNLHKQDGYPCQINQCPSNLHKQDGYSCQINQGRCYGGECKTRDSQCKYIWGPKAGGSEKHCYEKLNTEGTEKGNCGIDGEKWLPCSKHDVFCGYLLCTNIGRNPRIGTLKGDITPTTFNHQGRLVDCSGGRVLLDDDTDLGYVEDGTPCGPSMMCLDRKCLPISSLNVTACPSGPDGRVCSAHGVCNNEATCTCDSTWAGTDCSMHDPPKEPPVVEDEGPKGPSATNLIIGSIAGAILMAAIVLGGTGWGFKNVKKRRYDPNASAI from the exons ATGCGTCTGATGCTCCAGCCGAGACTGCTCGCTAGCCTCCTGATAGCGCTGCTGCATCCGTTTTCCTCGGCGTCAACCG TGTCCCCCCGCGcggagaatgaggaggagctgaggCCGAGGGAGCGCGATGCCGGCAGAACTCCGCACGAGCACGAGGTGGCCGTCACCTACCCGTCACGCCTCGTCTACTACCTGAACGAGGAGGCGGAGAGCGCGCACCACGACCTGGATACGCGCGCGCGCAACCAGGCCGATGGCCAG GCCATTCACTTGGCCCAGGCGAGCTTCCAGCTGGATGCCTTTGGTTCCACTTTCACTCTGGATCTCACGCTGAACAA TGATCTGCTGTCCTCAGATTATGTTGAGATCCACTATGAGAAAGACAAACCAGTTTTGTCAAAG GGAGGGGAGCACTGCTACTACCATGGTGAATTGAGAGGGAACGAAGCCTCTCGAGCGGCTCTATCGACTTGCAATGGGCTTCA tggaatgTTCGACGATGGGGTGTTTGTTTATCTCATCGAGCCCTTAAACCAGACTCACTCCACG GAGACCGAGTCACGACCCCACACCTTACGGCGGACGTCATCGCTCCGTATGGGCCGTGACCCTGCTGGTCTGG ctgaCGAGGAccaggaagaggaagaggaggacgaAGAGCTGATGTTCTCTGACATGGCGTGGCTGAGGCGGCGCAGGAAACGAGCG GTGCCACAGAAGGGCTTTGAGGAAATGAAGTATCTGGAAATTATGATCGTCAGCGACCACAACACG TTTAAGAGGCATTACAGCAAAAAGCATGCCAGGAACTTTGCCAAATCAGTGGTTAACCTGGTGGATGCT ATCTTCAAGGAGCAGCTAAACACACGTGTGGTGCTCGTTGCCGTGGAGATCTGGACGGACAGAGACAGGATTCCTCTGAGTGTGAAGCCTCTGGACATGCTCAGAGATTTCTCCAAATACCGGCAGCAGAACATCCGTGTCAACGCAGATACAGTCCACCTCTTCAC GAACGTCACGTTTCATTATGGCCGGAGTAGCGTGGCTTATATCGGTGGCGTGTGTTCAAAAGGGCGAGGAGTGGGTGTTAATGAG TTTGGCAGCACGTGGACGAtggctgcttctctctctcagagtctGGCGCAGAATTTGGGCATCCAGTGGGACCCTGTCATCAAGAGGA AGGAGTGCGGCTGCATGGACTCGTGGGTGGGGTGCATAATGGAAGATACTGG AGTGCAGCATCCTCGGAGGTTCTCCAAATGCAGCATCAATGATTATAAGAACTTCCTACTCAGGGGAGGCGCTTCATGTCTGTTTAACAGACCCAACAAG CTTTTTGAAGCTACAGAGTGTGGCAATGGATATGTGGAGGTGGGAGAGGAGTGTGACTGCGGAGCCAGGATG GAATGCTATAAAGACTGCTGTAAGAAGTGCTCTCTGTCTAATGGTGCTCACTGCAGTGACGGGCCATGTTGTAACAGCACCTGCCTG TTAATTCCACGGGGGTACAGCTGCCGCTATGCTGTGAATGACTGTGATATTTCAGAGAGTTGCTCAGGAGACTCGGGACAG TGTCCTCCTAACCTTCATAAGCAGGATGGCTACCCCTGTCAGATTAACCAG tgtCCTTCTAACCTCCATAAGCAGGACGGCTACTCCTGTCAGATTAACCAG GGCCGTTGCTATGGTGGTGAATGCAAGACCAGGGACAGCCAGTGCAAGTACATCTGGGGTCCAA aggcAGGGGGCTCGGAGAAGCACTGCTACGAGAAGCTGAACACAGAGGGGACAGAGAAAGGAAACTGTGGGATAGATGGAGAGAAGTGGCTCCCCTGCAGCAAACA TGATGTGTTCTGTGGGTACCTTTTGTGCACCAACATCGGCAGAAACCCTAGGATTGGGACTCTGAAAGGTGACATCACCCCCACCACGTTCAACCATCAGGGACGACTGGTAGACTGCAG TGGCGGCCGTGTGCTCCTGGATGATGACACTGATCTGGGTTATGTGGAGGACGGGACACCATGTGGCCCCTCCATGATGTGCCTTGACCGGAAGTGTCTGCCCATCTCCTCCCTCAACGTCACAGCCTGTCCTTCAGGGCCTGATGGACGTGTTTGCTCTGCACACGGC GTGTGCAATAACGAAGCCACCTGCACCTGCGACTCCACCTGGGCGGGAACAGACTGCAGCATGCACGACCCACCAAAAGAGCCCCCTGTTGTTGAAGACGAGGGTCCTAAGG